A section of the Enterococcus montenegrensis genome encodes:
- the murD gene encoding UDP-N-acetylmuramoyl-L-alanine--D-glutamate ligase — protein MKQISEYQNKKVLVLGLAKSGFSAAKLLHDLGALVTVNDGKPFEENPEAQDLLALGVKVVTGSHPIELLDEDFALMVKNPGIPYSQPLVKKALEKGLPIITEVELAYKIAECPLIGITGTNGKTTTTTMIGEILNAGMREGKALLAGNIGYPASTVAQHAQKKDVMVTELSSFQLMGIQTFHPEIAVITNIFSAHLDYHGSQAEYEKAKWHIQENMTPNDYLILNWDQAVLQNLAKKTKAEVIPFSSTQVVLGAYQKAGKLYFKDEFIMDSDTLGVPGNHNVENALAAIAVAKLKGISNEDIKETLQSFSGVPHRTQFVGTVNERRFFNDSKATNILATEMALSGFDHEKLILLAGGLDRGNSFDELVPSLVGLKAVIVFGETKDKLAQAARDAKVPQIEFSENAETAVEKAYGISEVGDTILLSPANASWDQYKNFEIRGDRFIAAVNNLNKQ, from the coding sequence ATGAAGCAAATTAGTGAATATCAAAATAAAAAAGTTCTTGTGCTGGGATTAGCAAAGAGTGGATTCAGTGCGGCCAAATTGTTACATGATTTGGGCGCACTTGTTACCGTTAACGACGGTAAACCCTTTGAAGAAAACCCGGAAGCACAAGATCTTTTAGCGTTAGGGGTAAAAGTTGTTACAGGAAGTCATCCAATTGAATTGTTAGATGAAGATTTTGCCTTGATGGTGAAAAATCCGGGGATACCTTATAGCCAGCCGTTAGTTAAAAAGGCTTTAGAAAAAGGTCTGCCAATTATTACAGAAGTTGAGTTAGCTTATAAAATTGCTGAATGTCCGCTAATTGGGATTACAGGGACAAATGGTAAAACGACCACGACTACTATGATTGGTGAAATTTTAAATGCGGGTATGCGGGAAGGTAAAGCGCTACTAGCCGGCAACATTGGCTATCCTGCTAGTACAGTCGCCCAACATGCGCAAAAAAAAGACGTTATGGTGACTGAACTATCAAGTTTTCAATTGATGGGAATTCAGACTTTTCATCCTGAAATTGCGGTTATCACCAATATTTTTTCGGCACATTTGGATTATCATGGTTCACAAGCTGAATACGAAAAAGCCAAATGGCATATCCAAGAAAATATGACGCCAAATGATTATCTAATTTTAAATTGGGATCAAGCAGTATTACAAAATTTAGCGAAAAAAACCAAGGCAGAAGTTATTCCCTTTTCTAGCACACAAGTTGTTTTGGGCGCCTATCAAAAAGCCGGTAAGCTGTACTTTAAAGATGAATTTATCATGGACTCAGATACATTAGGTGTTCCCGGAAATCATAATGTGGAAAATGCCTTGGCCGCAATTGCAGTAGCAAAACTTAAAGGCATTTCAAATGAAGATATCAAAGAAACACTACAAAGTTTCAGTGGTGTGCCGCATCGAACACAATTTGTCGGTACTGTTAATGAACGACGCTTTTTTAATGATTCCAAGGCTACCAATATTTTAGCTACTGAAATGGCTTTAAGTGGTTTTGACCATGAAAAATTAATTTTATTAGCAGGTGGATTAGATCGTGGTAATAGTTTTGATGAATTGGTTCCATCTTTAGTCGGTCTGAAGGCTGTAATTGTTTTTGGTGAAACCAAAGATAAGCTCGCACAAGCCGCACGAGATGCAAAAGTACCACAGATTGAATTTAGTGAAAATGCTGAAACCGCAGTTGAAAAAGCCTATGGAATTAGTGAAGTCGGCGATACGATTTTATTATCTCCGGCAAATGCTAGTTGGGATCAGTATAAAAACTTTGAAATTAGAGGAGATCGCTTTATTGCGGCGGTCAATAACTTGAATAAACAATAG
- the mraY gene encoding phospho-N-acetylmuramoyl-pentapeptide-transferase yields MEWTKMILPIVSSFAMTYAVMPLFIGYFRVKQFGQEIRDEGPMWHNAKAGTPTMGGVVFLIASVLTGLWVGAWQNLLTPSLFILLFILFLYGLLGFLDDFIKIFKKRNMGLNSLQKLIGQILGAIIFYVVFLHEGNANTLNIFGLEVNLGIIYGLFVIFWLVGFSNAVNLTDGIDGLVSGLGVISFATYGMIAWKQNQFDVLIICLSVIGGLLGFFPYNHKPAKIFMGDVGSLALGGLLAATSILLHQEWTLLLVGLIYVIETASVMLQVTSFKLTGKRLFKMSPIHHHFEMSGWTEWKIDLVFWGITVVCSALTLLIIW; encoded by the coding sequence ATGGAATGGACAAAGATGATTTTACCGATTGTGAGTAGTTTTGCGATGACCTATGCCGTCATGCCACTTTTTATTGGTTATTTTAGAGTCAAACAATTTGGACAAGAAATTCGTGATGAAGGACCAATGTGGCATAATGCTAAGGCTGGTACACCAACAATGGGTGGCGTTGTCTTTTTAATTGCCTCGGTTTTAACAGGCCTTTGGGTAGGTGCGTGGCAAAATTTACTAACACCATCGTTGTTCATTCTTTTATTTATTCTATTTTTATATGGTTTATTGGGTTTTTTAGATGATTTTATTAAAATCTTTAAAAAACGCAATATGGGGTTGAATTCTCTACAAAAATTAATTGGTCAAATTTTAGGCGCAATTATTTTTTATGTTGTTTTTTTACATGAGGGAAATGCGAACACATTAAATATTTTTGGTTTAGAAGTTAACTTAGGAATTATTTATGGGCTTTTTGTCATTTTCTGGTTAGTTGGTTTTTCCAATGCGGTTAATCTAACGGACGGTATTGACGGATTGGTATCCGGGTTGGGGGTTATTTCCTTTGCAACTTATGGTATGATAGCTTGGAAGCAAAACCAATTTGATGTCTTGATCATCTGTTTAAGTGTGATTGGTGGACTATTGGGTTTTTTCCCTTACAACCACAAACCAGCAAAGATTTTTATGGGAGATGTAGGATCGCTTGCCCTTGGCGGTTTGCTTGCGGCAACGTCAATCCTTTTACATCAAGAGTGGACGTTGTTATTGGTTGGTTTAATTTATGTGATTGAAACAGCCAGTGTTATGTTACAAGTCACTTCCTTTAAATTAACCGGTAAACGCCTGTTTAAAATGTCACCTATCCATCATCATTTTGAGATGAGCGGTTGGACTGAATGGAAAATCGATCTGGTTTTTTGGGGGATCACGGTAGTCTGTTCTGCACTTACGCTTTTGATTATTTGGTAG
- a CDS encoding penicillin-binding transpeptidase domain-containing protein, which translates to MRFKRIRKYFRKKNQNPTNNRKKVGIILFATSIGLFFLFATRLGYLVVVGNVAGTSLEKKTAALYEGSKVVKAKRGTIYDRNGVAIAEDATSYSLKAILSKNYKTGDKKLYVQSKDYEKVATILHDILGLDEKEVIDRLKDGAKNELYQVEFSGKGKNITLEKKKKIEKAMENAGLSGLDFDEHPNRIYPNGTFASHFIGYAEPEVDDKGIDKGLVGKMGLEAAYNDILSGTDGKIVYQKDNYQNPLPGTVAQKKAAKDGQDIYTTLDSGLQTYLESLMDTAVKKYKPEDATAVLMEAKTGEILAMTQRPTFNPETKKEFSDKNFNWMNLLVEDRYEPGSTMKVMTTAAAIESGVFNENETFTSGEIKIADATINDWDYQEQRRTLNMRQALSWSSNVGMVKLEQKMGDTWQQYLKKFGFGQSTYSGLPGENSGILPTNNIVDKAMSSFGQGVGVTNFQMMRAFSAIANNGKMLEPHYISKVVNSQNGTERVTEPEVVGNPVSAQTTAKVREYMRDVVESKDYGSAYDVYHVPGYKIAAKTGTAQIADEKNGGYYQGDTAYLYSIVEMVPAEDPEYVLYMTMKMPEHWEQKALGDIGNSLLKRAMEFKDEQTDPASENTEKIEIADYRNLGTDSAAADASKNGLVPVVLGTGSKIKEQGTSHGTKVLAGEKLLLLTTGSEYYMPDVTSWSKADLVKLGDLLGVKVTFKGDGYCTAQSLAPYERIGDKAIEFTME; encoded by the coding sequence ATGCGTTTTAAACGAATTAGAAAGTATTTCCGCAAGAAAAATCAAAATCCAACGAACAACCGCAAAAAAGTAGGGATTATTCTCTTTGCTACGAGTATTGGGTTGTTCTTTTTGTTTGCCACTCGTTTGGGCTATTTAGTCGTAGTAGGAAACGTTGCTGGCACATCACTGGAGAAAAAGACAGCGGCATTATATGAAGGCAGCAAAGTAGTCAAGGCTAAAAGAGGAACGATTTACGACCGTAATGGTGTTGCAATTGCTGAAGATGCTACCTCTTATTCTTTAAAAGCTATTTTGTCAAAAAATTACAAAACCGGGGATAAAAAACTGTATGTTCAAAGTAAGGACTACGAAAAAGTTGCTACTATTTTGCATGATATTTTAGGCTTAGATGAAAAAGAAGTCATCGATCGCCTTAAAGACGGTGCCAAAAATGAACTGTATCAAGTGGAGTTTTCCGGTAAGGGAAAAAATATAACTTTAGAGAAAAAGAAAAAAATCGAAAAAGCGATGGAAAATGCAGGACTTTCGGGATTAGACTTTGATGAACATCCCAATCGTATTTATCCTAATGGTACATTTGCATCTCATTTTATTGGTTATGCCGAGCCTGAAGTAGATGACAAAGGAATTGATAAAGGCTTAGTTGGCAAGATGGGATTGGAGGCTGCTTATAACGATATTTTAAGCGGGACAGATGGCAAAATTGTTTATCAAAAAGATAACTACCAAAACCCATTGCCAGGAACCGTTGCTCAAAAAAAAGCAGCCAAAGATGGTCAAGATATTTACACAACACTTGATAGTGGATTACAAACTTATTTAGAATCCTTAATGGACACTGCTGTTAAAAAATACAAACCAGAAGATGCGACTGCTGTCTTGATGGAAGCTAAGACTGGCGAAATATTGGCCATGACACAACGTCCAACTTTTAACCCTGAAACAAAAAAAGAATTTTCTGATAAAAACTTCAATTGGATGAACCTGTTAGTTGAAGATCGCTACGAACCGGGTTCAACGATGAAAGTAATGACTACCGCAGCGGCAATTGAGTCCGGTGTCTTTAATGAAAACGAGACGTTTACTTCTGGTGAAATTAAAATTGCTGATGCCACAATTAACGACTGGGATTACCAAGAGCAACGCCGAACTTTGAATATGCGACAAGCGCTATCTTGGTCAAGTAATGTTGGAATGGTAAAACTCGAGCAAAAAATGGGAGATACGTGGCAACAGTATTTGAAGAAATTTGGTTTTGGTCAAAGTACTTACTCTGGTTTGCCGGGGGAAAATAGTGGTATTTTACCAACCAATAATATTGTGGATAAAGCCATGAGCTCATTTGGTCAAGGGGTTGGGGTAACGAATTTTCAAATGATGCGGGCATTTTCTGCAATTGCCAACAATGGTAAAATGTTAGAACCACATTACATTAGTAAAGTTGTTAACAGTCAAAATGGCACAGAACGTGTAACCGAACCTGAAGTGGTGGGCAATCCTGTTAGTGCACAAACAACGGCAAAAGTACGCGAATATATGCGGGATGTAGTGGAAAGCAAAGACTATGGCAGTGCTTATGACGTGTATCATGTCCCAGGCTATAAAATCGCTGCTAAAACCGGTACTGCCCAAATTGCGGATGAAAAAAATGGCGGCTATTATCAAGGGGATACAGCTTATTTGTATTCTATTGTTGAAATGGTACCTGCAGAAGATCCAGAGTATGTGTTGTACATGACGATGAAGATGCCTGAACATTGGGAACAAAAAGCTTTAGGCGATATTGGGAATTCATTATTAAAACGTGCGATGGAATTTAAAGATGAACAGACAGATCCCGCTAGTGAGAATACAGAAAAAATTGAAATTGCCGACTATCGTAATTTAGGAACAGACTCTGCTGCAGCTGATGCCAGCAAAAATGGTTTAGTTCCTGTCGTGCTTGGCACAGGTAGCAAAATTAAAGAACAAGGAACTTCCCATGGAACAAAAGTATTAGCCGGAGAAAAATTATTGCTGCTAACGACTGGTTCAGAATATTATATGCCAGACGTAACTAGTTGGTCTAAAGCTGACTTAGTTAAATTAGGCGACTTGTTGGGGGTAAAAGTCACTTTTAAAGGTGATGGCTACTGCACAGCACAAAGCCTGGCTCCTTACGAGCGCATCGGTGATAAGGCAATAGAATTCACCATGGAATAA
- the ftsL gene encoding cell division protein FtsL, which yields MAEAKREYHYDMNQAAPQIEQPNPSAKPSTPPRPEIIRIPSSPARKLKRISGLEKIIGIFLLAAVIGLAVLTVYVRTDISQLEREVSQIEAQTTQQAEEKTRLEQEKSELSKTERIKKIAEKKGLKINDDNLRKVK from the coding sequence ATGGCAGAAGCGAAACGTGAATATCACTACGATATGAATCAAGCAGCACCACAAATTGAACAACCAAATCCGTCAGCGAAACCATCGACGCCACCTCGTCCTGAAATTATTCGCATCCCATCTTCACCCGCACGAAAATTAAAACGTATCAGTGGTTTGGAAAAAATTATTGGAATCTTTCTTTTGGCAGCAGTTATCGGATTAGCTGTTTTAACTGTCTATGTAAGGACTGATATCAGTCAACTAGAACGAGAAGTTTCCCAAATTGAAGCACAAACAACACAGCAAGCGGAAGAAAAAACGCGGCTAGAACAAGAAAAAAGCGAACTTTCGAAAACTGAGCGAATTAAAAAAATCGCAGAGAAAAAAGGACTTAAAATTAACGATGATAATTTAAGGAAAGTGAAGTAA
- the rsmH gene encoding 16S rRNA (cytosine(1402)-N(4))-methyltransferase RsmH: protein MAESFQHYTVMLKETVDGLNIKPDGIYVDCTLGGAGHSQYLLSQLNEKGHLYAFDQDQKAIDHAKDFLKDAIAAGKVTFIKSNFRNLAAALKEQGINQVDGVLYDLGVSSPQLDEASRGFSYHQDAPLDMRMDQTADFSAYDLVNTYDYHDLVKIFYRYGEEKFSKQVARKIERARQIAPIETTGELVDLIKEAIPAPARRKGGHPAKRIFQAIRIAVNDELGAIEESLEQAIALLNVGGRVSVITFHSLEDRLVKNIFKEYSSSKDLPPGLPIVPVEYQPELKLINRKPIVATTKELDENNRSRSAKLRIAERIKE, encoded by the coding sequence ATGGCGGAGTCGTTTCAACATTACACCGTGATGCTTAAAGAAACAGTCGATGGACTAAATATTAAACCAGACGGTATTTATGTTGATTGTACCTTAGGCGGAGCCGGTCATAGTCAATATTTATTATCCCAATTGAATGAAAAAGGTCATCTTTATGCCTTTGATCAAGATCAAAAAGCAATTGATCATGCAAAAGATTTTTTAAAAGACGCGATTGCAGCTGGAAAAGTAACCTTTATAAAAAGTAATTTCCGCAATTTAGCTGCCGCATTAAAAGAGCAAGGAATAAATCAAGTTGATGGAGTTTTATATGACTTAGGTGTTTCATCGCCACAACTTGATGAAGCGAGTCGAGGCTTTAGTTACCATCAGGATGCGCCTTTAGATATGCGTATGGATCAAACGGCAGATTTTTCTGCTTATGATTTAGTTAATACTTATGATTATCATGATTTAGTCAAAATCTTCTATCGCTACGGCGAGGAAAAATTTTCTAAACAAGTGGCCCGTAAAATCGAACGCGCACGTCAAATTGCGCCAATTGAAACTACCGGAGAATTGGTGGATCTAATTAAAGAGGCGATTCCTGCACCGGCAAGACGTAAGGGTGGTCATCCAGCGAAACGAATTTTCCAAGCGATTCGCATTGCAGTCAATGATGAGTTAGGTGCAATTGAAGAGTCTCTAGAACAAGCGATAGCACTTTTGAATGTTGGTGGTAGAGTGAGTGTGATTACCTTTCACTCGTTAGAAGATCGTTTGGTTAAAAATATTTTTAAAGAATACAGCAGTTCCAAAGATTTGCCACCAGGTTTACCAATCGTACCAGTGGAATATCAACCAGAATTAAAATTAATTAATCGCAAACCAATTGTTGCAACTACAAAAGAGCTTGATGAAAACAATCGCTCCCGTAGTGCAAAATTGCGAATTGCTGAAAGAATTAAAGAATAA
- the mraZ gene encoding division/cell wall cluster transcriptional repressor MraZ, producing the protein MFMGEFQHSIDAKGRLIVPAKLREKLGEKFIVTRGLDGCLFGYPIAEWEKLEEKLNEMPLAKKDARTFVRFFYSAATECEIDKQGRINIPQTLRKHASLTKNCVITGVSNRIEIWDEAKWQAFSEEAEENFDEIAETMIDFGL; encoded by the coding sequence ATGTTTATGGGGGAATTTCAGCATTCAATCGATGCAAAAGGTCGTTTAATCGTCCCCGCGAAATTACGAGAAAAACTCGGCGAAAAGTTCATTGTCACAAGAGGACTTGATGGCTGTCTATTTGGTTATCCGATAGCAGAATGGGAAAAATTAGAAGAAAAGCTAAATGAAATGCCATTGGCTAAAAAAGATGCCCGTACCTTTGTCCGTTTTTTCTACTCCGCAGCAACTGAGTGTGAGATTGACAAACAAGGTCGGATTAATATTCCCCAGACTTTACGAAAGCACGCCAGTTTGACGAAAAATTGTGTGATTACCGGCGTTAGTAACCGTATTGAAATTTGGGATGAAGCAAAATGGCAGGCTTTCTCAGAAGAAGCCGAAGAGAATTTTGACGAAATTGCCGAAACAATGATTGATTTTGGCTTATAG
- a CDS encoding DUF3397 domain-containing protein, translating to MEKFTPLLAFWYIFPVIVLVACNFLVTTFALTKRFKIKAPDLAVPFLFLGINQVSQATFAFSALPYFIIGMLVLGIGLAIFHAYFYGELSYGRYLKMFWRLIFLLTMVFYIFVIVLSILHFV from the coding sequence ATGGAAAAGTTTACACCGTTATTAGCATTTTGGTACATTTTTCCGGTAATCGTTTTGGTTGCCTGTAACTTTTTAGTTACGACCTTTGCTTTAACGAAACGTTTCAAAATCAAAGCACCAGACTTGGCTGTTCCTTTTCTTTTTTTGGGAATCAACCAAGTATCACAAGCTACTTTTGCTTTTTCAGCATTACCGTATTTTATTATTGGTATGTTGGTTTTAGGGATTGGCTTGGCAATTTTCCACGCTTATTTTTATGGTGAACTGTCTTACGGACGTTACTTGAAAATGTTTTGGCGCTTGATTTTTCTGTTAACAATGGTATTTTATATTTTTGTTATTGTGCTTAGCATCCTGCATTTTGTCTGA
- a CDS encoding magnesium transporter CorA family protein: MITHYFLKDNQLNVTEDIKESLWLHVEKPTNEEIEHLSKKYELPKDYLTSVLDDAENARAEGLNQENFLIPALLLLQFPYVSTSPSGYLQFNTYPLALIITPDKKLITVCNYHMPFFKAILEKPLPKNDMSSKLNLVLQILWHLALTYNQNLADLKRQVDKLEGQIQVSTENKHLYQLMDIQKSLVLFEAATKANFKTLTKLASTTEFQDHHAYHNHLHDILVETKQSMTSAKINLQLVSQMNETFSAIVSNNLNIVMKILTSLTIVLTIPTIIGGIYGMNVKLPFAESDNAFLLITGATILLCYLAIKYLKKKNLL, translated from the coding sequence ATGATTACGCATTATTTTCTTAAAGATAATCAATTGAATGTAACAGAAGATATTAAAGAGTCTCTTTGGCTTCATGTTGAAAAACCAACCAATGAAGAAATCGAACATCTTTCAAAAAAATACGAATTGCCAAAAGATTACTTAACCAGTGTCTTAGACGATGCAGAAAATGCGCGTGCTGAAGGCCTTAACCAAGAAAACTTTTTAATTCCCGCGTTGCTATTATTACAGTTTCCTTATGTTTCAACAAGTCCTAGTGGTTATTTGCAATTTAATACTTACCCTTTAGCCTTAATTATCACCCCTGACAAAAAACTGATTACCGTCTGCAACTATCATATGCCTTTTTTTAAAGCTATTTTGGAAAAACCGTTACCTAAAAATGATATGAGCAGCAAGTTAAACTTGGTTTTACAAATTTTATGGCATTTGGCATTAACGTATAATCAAAATCTGGCTGATTTAAAACGGCAAGTCGACAAATTAGAAGGCCAAATCCAAGTTTCCACCGAAAATAAACACCTCTATCAACTTATGGATATTCAAAAAAGTCTGGTTTTGTTTGAAGCCGCTACAAAAGCTAATTTTAAAACCTTAACTAAATTAGCCAGCACAACCGAGTTTCAAGATCATCATGCTTATCATAATCATCTCCATGATATATTAGTTGAAACAAAGCAGTCCATGACCTCTGCTAAAATCAATTTACAACTCGTTAGTCAAATGAATGAAACTTTTTCGGCCATTGTTTCAAACAACTTGAATATCGTGATGAAAATTTTGACTTCTCTAACGATCGTTTTAACAATTCCTACTATTATAGGTGGTATCTATGGCATGAATGTAAAACTGCCTTTTGCCGAATCGGATAATGCTTTTTTACTGATTACTGGTGCTACGATCCTTCTTTGCTATTTAGCAATTAAATATTTAAAAAAGAAGAATCTTTTGTGA
- a CDS encoding DUF4044 domain-containing protein, whose translation MNEKKSSSTFSKVTKIVIWTMLILTVGSVFLTAILSVM comes from the coding sequence ATGAACGAAAAAAAATCAAGCAGCACTTTTAGTAAAGTAACTAAAATCGTCATCTGGACGATGCTAATTTTAACGGTTGGTTCTGTCTTTTTGACTGCCATTTTAAGCGTCATGTAA
- the recN gene encoding DNA repair protein RecN, protein MLVELAIKNFAIISSLRLQFHEGMTALTGETGAGKSIIIDAMGLLCGSRGSSDYIREGSSKCSLEGLFELPKDSQFSELLQELGIETEEELLIVQRDISQSGKNICRVNGRTLTLANLRRIGAFLVDIQGQNEHQELLQPERHLHLLDQFGGKKFHGLLEKYQRAYEKFTHLNQQMRKIQANEQSYVQRVDMLHFQQDEIASANLVPNEEEELAEERAKLGNYQKIVDSLAQSYALLTNDEANSLDGIGAALTSMQDIAHLDSEYETVSENLQSAFYLLQDAAGDISRQLDSLSFDEGRLEEVNQRLELIRQLKRKYGETISEILVYYDEIKKELAESAFSEGQLEQLAKEVSAQEEITWHLAEELHQERKEIARKLAKAIVTELKELYMEHSQFEVRFKNGKKVLHENGFDEVEFYLTTNPGEPLKPLVKVASGGELSRMLLALKTIFSQSQGITSIVFDEVDTGVSGRVAQAIAEKIAKIAENSQVLCITHLPQVAAIADYQYYIKKEISHGRTQTIVSELAPNKRVNEIARMLAGSEVTDLTLEHAKELLAMAGH, encoded by the coding sequence ATGTTAGTAGAATTAGCGATTAAAAATTTTGCCATTATTTCCAGCCTGCGACTGCAGTTTCATGAAGGAATGACTGCCTTAACCGGGGAAACAGGAGCAGGTAAGTCGATTATTATTGATGCGATGGGCCTTTTGTGTGGTAGTCGTGGATCGAGTGATTATATTCGTGAAGGCAGCAGTAAATGTAGTCTAGAAGGCTTATTTGAATTGCCTAAAGATAGTCAATTTAGTGAACTATTACAAGAATTAGGCATTGAAACAGAAGAGGAATTATTAATAGTGCAGCGAGATATTAGCCAAAGTGGTAAAAATATTTGTCGCGTGAACGGGCGCACATTGACGTTAGCTAATTTGCGCCGGATTGGGGCTTTTTTAGTTGATATTCAAGGGCAAAATGAACATCAAGAACTTTTGCAGCCGGAACGTCATTTGCATTTATTGGATCAATTCGGTGGTAAAAAATTTCATGGGTTATTGGAAAAGTATCAACGAGCCTATGAAAAATTTACCCATTTGAACCAGCAGATGCGTAAAATTCAAGCCAATGAACAGTCCTATGTACAAAGAGTGGATATGCTGCATTTTCAGCAAGATGAAATTGCCAGCGCAAATTTAGTACCAAACGAAGAAGAAGAATTAGCAGAAGAACGAGCAAAATTGGGTAACTATCAAAAAATTGTCGATAGTTTGGCCCAAAGTTATGCGCTTTTAACCAATGATGAAGCAAATAGTTTAGATGGAATCGGTGCAGCTTTAACGAGTATGCAAGATATTGCGCATTTGGATAGTGAATACGAAACAGTCAGTGAAAATTTACAATCTGCTTTTTATCTGTTACAAGATGCTGCTGGGGATATTTCCCGGCAATTAGATAGTTTATCCTTTGATGAAGGTCGCCTAGAAGAGGTTAACCAACGTTTGGAATTAATTCGCCAATTAAAACGTAAATATGGTGAAACTATTTCAGAAATTTTAGTTTACTATGATGAAATAAAAAAAGAATTGGCAGAATCGGCTTTTTCTGAAGGACAGTTGGAACAATTAGCAAAAGAGGTCAGTGCCCAAGAAGAAATTACTTGGCACTTAGCTGAAGAATTACACCAAGAGCGCAAAGAAATTGCTAGAAAACTTGCCAAAGCAATTGTAACCGAGTTAAAAGAACTCTATATGGAACACAGTCAATTTGAAGTACGGTTTAAAAATGGTAAAAAAGTACTCCATGAAAATGGGTTTGATGAAGTTGAATTCTATTTGACTACAAATCCGGGAGAACCGTTAAAACCATTAGTCAAAGTCGCGTCTGGTGGGGAATTATCGCGGATGTTGTTAGCATTAAAAACCATTTTTTCTCAAAGTCAGGGCATTACAAGTATTGTTTTTGATGAAGTTGATACTGGCGTGAGTGGCAGGGTCGCACAAGCTATTGCCGAGAAAATCGCTAAAATTGCTGAAAACTCACAAGTTCTATGTATTACCCACTTGCCACAAGTGGCCGCCATTGCCGATTATCAATATTACATTAAAAAAGAAATTAGCCATGGACGGACCCAAACGATCGTCTCTGAATTAGCCCCGAATAAACGAGTGAATGAAATCGCCCGTATGTTAGCGGGTTCAGAAGTGACAGATTTAACGCTGGAACACGCCAAAGAACTTTTAGCTATGGCAGGTCATTAA
- the argR gene encoding arginine repressor has translation MRKKERHRLITRLLTEKNIQKQEDFVDLLKSRGVVVTQATISRDIKELKLIKVPSQEGGYRYSLPAETAEDVGAKLEKMLKDAFVSVDQMEKFVVLKTLPGNASAIANLIEKRFQDNLFSVLNDDDTVLMITRTETAAQDLRREFLRFL, from the coding sequence ATGAGAAAGAAAGAGCGTCATCGTTTGATTACCCGCTTGTTAACAGAAAAGAATATCCAAAAACAAGAAGACTTTGTTGATTTGTTAAAAAGTCGCGGTGTTGTGGTTACACAAGCAACGATTTCTCGTGATATAAAAGAATTAAAATTAATCAAAGTACCATCCCAAGAAGGTGGCTATCGTTATAGTCTACCAGCTGAAACAGCAGAAGATGTAGGCGCCAAATTAGAAAAAATGTTAAAAGACGCCTTTGTTTCTGTCGATCAGATGGAAAAATTTGTGGTGTTAAAAACATTACCCGGAAACGCGTCTGCTATCGCCAATTTAATTGAAAAAAGATTTCAAGATAATCTTTTTTCGGTGTTAAATGATGATGATACGGTTTTAATGATTACCCGGACGGAAACGGCAGCGCAAGATTTACGTCGGGAATTTTTACGCTTTTTATAA